The Trypanosoma brucei brucei TREU927 chromosome 9, whole genome shotgun sequence genome includes a window with the following:
- a CDS encoding hypothetical protein, conserved (some similarity to cAMP-dependent protein kinase regulatory subunit): METFRERTLANRYQPRQHLPPEFPGVLKEYAREVLREQPEDILQWSANYFKRLAREMDAKPAGEHRMTAPALPHLESRPNTREEEEEEYGERLQQYIDMFVEHDSENNGVLPVKAIKEALLKSYGLTLPQALYVLTATQLVEKEPVNYAEFACESFPALRFVWSTEHNFQVSNREDTTVHGLSRIDVQQEFLKLLRFADRSDTSLLSIDQYMDVLRCAPYHLTTRDLRILRVEAELNERHEVNYEEELLHIFDRLLLAEQFAQLDSDD, translated from the coding sequence ATGGAAACATTCCGTGAGCGCACATTAGCCAATCGTTATCAACCGCGTCAACACCTCCCACCCGAGTTTCCTGGGGTATTGAAGGAATATGCCCGCGAGGTGCTACGGGAGCAACCGGAAGATATTTTGCAGTGGAGTGCCAACTACTTCAAACGACTAGCACGTGAGATGGACGCAAAACCTGCCGGAGAGCATCGTATGACGGCACCAGCGTTGCCACACCTCGAATCACGACCCAACACacgggaggaggaagaggaggaataTGGGGAGCGGTTGCAGCAATATATAGATATGTTTGTTGAACATGATAGCGAAAACAATGGGGTTCTACCCGTGAAGGCGATTAAGGAGGCTTTACTCAAATCATACGGATTAACTCTTCCCCAAGCTCTCTATGTTCTGACGGCCACGCAACTGGTTGAGAAGGAACCAGTGAACTATGCAGAGTTCGCGTGTGAGTCGTTTCCAGCGTTGCGTTTCGTTTGGAGTACCGAGCACAACTTTCAGGTGAGCAACCGCGAGGATACCActgtacatgggctttcaaGGATTGACGTGCAGCAGGAATTTTTGAAACTTTTACGCTTCGCTGACCGATCCGATACTTCTTTGCTATCAATTGACCAGTATATGGATGTACTGCGCTGCGCACCTTACCATCTCACAACTCGTGACCTTCGGATTTTACGGGTTGAAGCTGAGCTTAACGAGCGCCACGAGGTAAACTATGAAGAGGAACTGCTCCACATATTCGATCGACTTCTGTTGGCAGAACAGTTTGCTCAGTTGGACAGTGACGACTGA
- a CDS encoding protein kinase, putative — translation MIGTVEQILYEEGCVRAVRVRLPSRDSSQGKCLSLEACERIGQGSFGTVYRASCDEYPRLALKITTGKVTRLKQELEVLGRVCTKGKLLLPRFLFGALNKSGDLMAVGMELCFPHTLHDFLLSKCLTDEADKLFVAYQVVQAVAYVHEQHCIHRDVKLQNFVFDLDGNLKLIDFGLATSVWNPPPGDVVAGTIAFMAPEMAHNALHRDQRVSVGAAADVWSVGMVLFSIFAQRNPYASTGAPRMTERTADTNMHNTAAIPTDASPNDKQSHEIPKENAELLRRVAAAEWSWPSGCSVSRKLRGLVDFVLVPDPQNRPDINALLMRPEWGDRRRATPRVVTTFLGVEDDFLLSHDESHLLRAVEQRSADVNASLTESRIRGSDEEETEEGHRSSLKFVAREELSVGGVPIHQVYDVRPDPKVKKPIREISSVIAEETERSLKRSRSRSARAAASSASRANSRVNARSRTVTPVPCTTEGRGNADFPTGSAAASLVLLEAEGKEETKTGLNIGQRSPQGRQPRSNNVDRAKGINLVGKRDPKPKSANGTVQRSTSPIEHTVDTKRGGGNNSHGVGARRGSTVTARKKKGNGAEVVSGFVTMENAVRNVKTSLLLLEHSCMVTRLSTVVTELFDREHMVWLEKEQRKSATHPHTFREMGRANKKYRYGFVCDVCCFEFEPVGSSMYFFHCQCGRDMCPKCYEEYANNYTCDACGREFASSGALRRHSCSCVKRLNDAATVNKPRGRSQGRRSRSVPTEAARTGVKSRLEVKPVSPKRGRPKRRASVPALERKRSREPAAEVVGIVARRKAERLSMSKSEVVPPPRRFEGIPRTLSGEWKPMERLSVGSRSVPPTPEERHMLLNGDWIRYYHFYPMEEEGGDSVAVTYHIQPGRTGVTFFNHSFSVHSAVLSVLEHIVYVVDRVDIEEDNDVARILSLAQALNEEKKIYDVLQLVETHDTHMLKQRRSPGIMSVYCPPQTAFQCNGDPFVFVRWYRFHMENSMSGFMLSNGAVQVFVGGKYELRWLDDNRKFIVRSNGVCEVLDEEKFPLSEELNQMLYGGV, via the coding sequence ATGATTGGCACAGTAGAACAAATATTGTACGAGGAGGGCTGCGTGCGTGCTGTGAGGGTGCGATTGCCTTCTCGTGATTCATCTCAAGGAAAGTGTTTATCCCTGGAGGCGTGCGAACGCATTGGACAAGGTTCTTTTGGCACCGTTTACAGAGCCTCTTGTGATGAATATCCGAGATTGGCATTAAAGATTACAACAGGAAAGGTTACACGGCTCAAGCAGGAACTGGAAGTGCTTGGAAGGGTCtgcacaaaaggaaaactCCTGCTGCCACGGTTTTTATTTGGTGCATTGAATAAGTCCGGGGACCTCATGGCTGTGGGGATGGAATTGtgtttcccacacacactgCATGACTTCCTTCTGTCAAAGTGTCTAACAGATGAGGCGGACAAGTTGTTCGTTGCATACCAAGTAGTGCAAGCAGTGGCGTACGTCCATGAACAACATTGCATCCACAGGGATGTTAAACTTCAGAATTTTGTCTTCGATTTGGATGGTAACTTAAAACTCATAGATTTTGGACTTGCGACGTCTGTGTGGAACCCTCCTCCTGGAGATGTAGTCGCTGGCACTATCGCATTCATGGCCCCGGAGATGGCTCATAACGCTTTACACAGGGATCAGAGAGTTAGCGTTGGTGCGGCAGCAGATGTGTGGTCTGTGGGAATGGTgcttttttcaattttcgcACAACGGAATCCGTATGCCTCCACAGGTGCCCCGCGGATGACAGAGAGAACTGCTGACACCAATATGCATAACACTGCTGCCATACCCACCGACGCCTCTCCGAATGACAAGCAGTCCCACGAAATACCGAAGGAAAACGCTGAGTTGCTTCGTCGTGTCGCTGCCGCTGAATGGTCGTGGCCTAGTGGTTGTAGCGTCTCCAGGAAGCTACGGGGACTTGTGGACTTCGTCCTTGTCCCTGATCCACAAAATCGTCCAGATATCAACGCTCTCCTCATGAGACCGGAATGGGGCGATAGGCGCAGAGCAACCCCAAGGGTGGTAACTACTTTCCTCGGCGTGGAGGATGATTTTCTACTTTCGCACGATGAGTCTCATTTGCTGCGTGCTGTCGAGCAGCGAAGTGCCGATGTGAACGCAAGCCTCACAGAAAGCAGAATAAGAGGTTCTGACGAGGAAGAGACGGAGGAGGGACACCGTTCGTCTTTGAAATTCGTCGCTAGGGAGGAGTTATCGGTGGGTGGTGTGCCGATACATCAAGTCTACGATGTAAGGCCCGACCCTAAAGTGAAAAAGCCTATTCGTGAGATTTCGTCTGTTATAGCCGAGGAAACAGAGAGGAGCCTGAAACGGAGCAGGTCGAGATCCGCTAGGGCCGCGGCTTCGTCAGCGTCACGTGCAAACTCTCGCGTGAATGCAAGAAGTAGGACAGTAACGCCTGTTCCTTGCACAACGGAAGGCCGTGGAAATGCGGATTTCCCTACAGGCAGTGCCGCAGCCTCATTGGTATTGTTGGAGGCGGAGGGCAAAGAAGAGACGAAAACAGGATTGAATATCGGCCAGCGCTCACCACAGGGGCGTCAACCTCGTTCGAACAATGTGGATCGAGCGAAGGGTATAAATCTCGTGGGGAAAAGAGATCCCAAgccaaaaagtgcaaatGGCACTGTGCAACGGAGCACATCGCCTATTGAACATACGGTTGATACCAAACGAGGGGGAGGGAACAATAGCCATGGAGTTGGGGCAAGGCGAGGCAGCACTGTTACGGCCcgtaaaaagaaggggaatgggGCGGAGGTTGTATCAGGATTTGTTACCATGGAGAATGCTGTGCGAAACGTCAAAACGTCGCTTTTACTCTTAGAGCATTCATGCATGGTGACCCGGCTATCCACTGTCGTGACGGAGTTATTTGATCGAGAGCATATGGTGTGGTTGGAGAAAGAGCAGCGAAAGTCCGCCACTCACCCGCATACATTCAGGGAAATGGGTCGCGCAAACAAGAAGTACAGGTACGGCTTCGTATGTGATGTCTGCTGTTTTGAATTCGAACCAGTTGGATCAAGTATGTACTTCTTTCACTGCCAATGCGGTAGGGACATGTGTCCAAAATGTTACGAGGAGTATGCCAATAATTACACCTGCGACGCCTGCGGCAGGGAGTTTGCCAGTTCAGGTGCGCTTCGCAGGCACAGTTGCTCGTGCGTGAAGAGGCTAAATGATGCAGCTACAGTGAACAAGCCAAGGGGGAGATCTCAGGGGCGTCGCAGTCGTAGTGTTCCAACCGAAGCTGCTAGGACTGGTGTAAAAAGTCGGTTGGAGGTGAAACCAGTCAGTCCGAAGCGTGGTCGGCCGAAACGACGAGCATCGGTGCCAGCACTGGAACGCAAGAGGTCTCGAGAGCCGGCGGCTGAGGTAGTGGGAATTGTGGCGCGGAGGAAGGCAGAGCGTTTGTCAATGAGTAAATCGGAAGTTGTACCGCCGCCAAGGAGGTTCGAAGGAATACCCCGCACGCTAAGTGGTGAATGGAAACCGATGGAGCGTCTCTCTGTCGGGTCTCGGAGTGTCCCACCCACACCTGAGGAACGTCACATGCTGCTTAACGGTGATTGGATACGCTACTACCACTTTTATCCtatggaggaagaaggaggcGACTCAGTCGCTGTCACATATCATATTCAGCCGGGACGTACTGGTGTTACATTTTTCAACCATAGTTTTTCTGTGCACTCAGCTGTGCTGTCAGTGTTGGAACACATCGTATACGTCGTAGATCGTGTTGATATCGAGGAAGATAATGACGTGGCGCGTATCTTGTCGTTGGCACAAGCATTGAATGAGGAGAAGAAGATCTACGATGTCCTTCAATTGGTCGAAACCCACGACACACATATGTTAAAACAGCGGCGGTCTCCCGGTATTATGTCTGTTTATTGCCCACCACAAACAGCATTTCAATGCAATGGTGATCCCTTTGTATTTGTTCGCTGGTACCGCTTCCATATGGAAAACTCTATGAGTGGCTTTATGCTCTCCAACGGGGCTGTGCAGGTGTTTGTAGGCGGGAAATACGAGTTACGGTGGCTGGATGACAACAGAAAGTTTATTGTGCGCAGTAATGGAGTTTGTGAGGTGCTTGATGAGGAAAAATTCCCCCTTTCGGAGGAACTCAACCAGATGCTCTACGGTGGCGTGTAA
- a CDS encoding chaperone protein DnaJ, which yields MFVDYYAVLNLHPSCTAKEIREAFKRFALLCHPDRTDADQSRNFSEVKDAYDVLSDPARRYLYDLGYADAISAIQRQTLMQKKGRDVEAVAPVVRSPQPFFSSTTSSLNSASSPSAYSQPTMPPCSHPCDKRDSPMGSLGPSLAQDYQQGSAFRAVRGHHHAVRRNQVSWTHGSEERSYDSRAASLFANMPADKEEECQSKPSPPRPRVGKRIPPKAPSGCVKRSRAGSSRCPLPHCTVGPNIVLGTKVTAVSLEGEGHCLQRHLKMPTNEAINASIIKTWGVFFNI from the coding sequence ATGTTCGTGGATTACTACGCTGTACTAAACCTTCATCCATCATGCACAGCCAAAGAAATAAGGGAGGCGTTCAAGCGGTTTGCCTTGTTGTGTCATCCTGATCGCACCGATGCTGATCAATCAAGGAATTTCAGCGAAGTGAAAGATGCGTATGATGTTCTCAGCGACCCTGCACGTCGATATCTGTATGACCTGGGATATGCTGACGCTATTAGTGCCATACAGCGGCAGACGCtaatgcaaaaaaaagggcggGATGTGGAGGCGGTTGCTCCGGTGGTGAGGTCTCCACAGCCATTTTTTTCGTCTACCACGAGTTCACTAAATTCTGCGAGTAGCCCATCAGCTTACAGTCAGCCGACGATGCCGCCATGTTCCCATCCATGCGACAAGCGGGATTCCCCAATGGGCTCACTGGGGCCGTCTCTTGCGCAAGATTATCAACAGGGCTCTGCATTCCGTGCGGTGCGTGGACACCATCATGCGGTAAGGCGGAATCAAGTATCATGGACGcatggaagtgaagaaagaaGTTATGACTCCCGCGCTGCATCTCTTTTTGCAAATATGCCTGCTgacaaggaggaggaatgTCAGTCAAAACCATCACCTCCCCGGCCGCGTGTTGGGAAGCGGATCCCGCCTAAAGCGCCGTCCGGTTGCGTCAAACGGAGTCGAGCGGGATCGTCGCGGTGCCCGCTGCCTCATTGCACTGTTGGGCCCAATATCGTTTTGGGGACCAAAGTGACGGCGGTAAGTTTAGAAGGAGAGGGACATTGCCTGCAACGTCATCTCAAGATGCCTACAAATGAGGCCATCAACGCTAGTATTATTAAAACGTGGGGGGTTTTCTTTAACATCTAA
- a CDS encoding ATP-dependent DEAD/H RNA helicase, putative, which yields MVVAVGWKIPELVSVFGKRKFTCEDVPSFFSLFFFPSHYRFVCRVLAFSPLHLVHLYSLVINDTISYSFVYSVFPYFFSLFFFDLYLVGIPAVAMSGVSSSEWKDMKGVTLRPATMSYLTECAGFRYMAPVQARTIPLLLGNYDVVVEAITGSGKTLAYLIPCLEMLQYDRVVEVCKDRKDAVVSVIVLPSRELAQQVHQLAKKMLHYVSYDYLGGKNGLPKYSCQCYIGGRDIKLDVDMFSRTGGNVLIGTPGRLYELLVSSKHSGLFNLTSFELLILDEADRLLEFGFKAKLDAILKRLPKQRRTGLFSATQTKELAELARAGMRNPVSVAVRVNSLNSAMTNAAKPQIPELLSNYYTFTRASEKLDRLLEFLSKRREQKVIVYVMTCASVDWLYACLVGILLKDDADNVFALHGQMKLEKRQRVHRAVTKRNRCVLVCTDVAARGLDIPEVGVVVQYDPPVDPATFIHRIGRTARMGRQGETLVFLMPHELEYVAFMKLQNVSLLPYNEEKDDIGEAQKVVEEMNVRRTLTSSLQEKRKSLHRAQKEQRMSRKERRAMLQEERNAKSATTRRTRKEVHGDLCESPAILELRRAVRQQENKKILDLAARAFVSFIRAYKEHECRYIFQLQLIDLTDLTHSFALFKVPNCGEIKHMRILKIPLQEELTDIMEIINQQTREKRERETQEREEKRRRVEGDEDEHGEASAKRHRTERNEKLEALKLAKMSRGERSRTMKQVEIDELLKDSYYVKKERRGEVSGRTVDAIMGVDAIENALMSSRERQEAKRVRRAVK from the coding sequence ATGGTCGTTGCAGTGGGGTGGAAAATTCCCGAGTTGGTTAGTGTGTTCGGCAAGCGAAAATTTACTTGTGAAGATGTACCttcgtttttctctttgtttttttttccttcgcatTATCGTTTCGTCTGTCGTGTACTTGCCTTCTCTCCTCTGCATTTGGTTCACCTTTATTCTCTGGTTATAAACGATACCATTTCCTACAGTTTTGTATATTCTGTGTTCCCTTACttcttttcgctttttttttttgatttatATCTCGTAGGGATTCCTGCTGTGGCGATGAGCGGTGTCAGCAGCAGCGAGTGGAAGGACATGAAGGGCGTGACGTTGCGCCCTGCGACGATGTCTTATCTAACGGAATGCGCAGGGTTTCGATATATGGCACCTGTTCAGGCACGCACCATTCCACTGCTTTTGGGTAACTACGATGTTGTGGTTGAAGCCATTACTGGAAGCGGGAAAACTTTGGCTTATTTGATCCCATGCTTAGAAATGCTGCAGTACGATCGTGTGGTGGAAGTGTGCAAGGATCGCAAGGACGCGGTTGTTTCCGTTATAGTGCTTCCTTCCCGTGAGCTTGCTCAGCAAGTGCACCAACTGGCTAAAAAGATGTTGCACTATGTATCGTACGACTACCTAGGTGGCAAAAATGGGTTGCCTAAATACTCATGCCAGTGCTACATTGGTGGTCGTGACATTAAGTTGGATGTTGACATGTTTAGTAGGACCGGTGGTAATGTTTTAATTGGGACACCAGGAAGGCTTTATGAGTTGTTGGTCTCCTCAAAGCACTCAGGCCTTTTCAACCTTACGTCTTTTGAGCTCCTCATATTGGATGAGGCCGATAGGTTGCTTGAATTTGGCTTCAAGGCAAAACTTGACGCAATACTCAAGCGGCTCCCGAAGCAGCGGCGTACTGGGCTCTTTAGCGCCACGCAAACAAAGGAATTAGCGGAGTTGGCTCGCGCAGGCATGCGGAACCCCGTGTCTGTTGCTGTGCGTGTGAACTCGCTTAATTCGGCAATGACGAATGCAGCGAAACCACAAATCCCAGAGTTGCTGTCAAACTACTACACATTTACGAGGGCATCGGAGAAACTTGATCGTCTACTGGAGTTCCTCAGCAAGCGGCGAGAGCAGAAGGTGATTGTGTACGTGATGACCTGCGCCAGCGTGGACTGGCTTTATGCGTGCCTTGTTGGCATTCTGCTGAAGGACGATGCTGACAATGTTTTTGCTCTTCATGGGCAGATGAAACTGGAGAAGCGGCAGCGTGTTCACCGCGCCGTCACAAAGCGAAATCGTTGCGTTCTCGTGTGTACAGATGTGGCGGCGCGCGGTTTAGACATTCCGGAGGTTGGCGTAGTTGTGCAGTACGACCCGCCAGTTGACCCCGCTACGTTCATCCATCGTATCGGACGCACAGCCCGAATGGGACGCCAGGGTGAAACTCTCGTGTTTCTTATGCCTCACGAGTTGGAGTATGTTGCGTTCATGAAGCTGCAGAATGTTTCATTACTCCCATACAATGAGGAAAAGGATGACATCGGTGAGGCTCAGAAGGTAGTTGAGGAAATGAATGTTAGGCGTACGCTCACAAGTTCACtgcaggagaaaagaaagtccCTCCACAGGGCCCAGAAGGAGCAACGAATGAGTCGCAAGGAGCGCCGCGCAATGCTTCAGGAGGAGCGAAATGCGAAAAGTGCAACTACGCGGCGGACGAGGAAGGAAGTGCATGGAGATTTGTGCGAGAGCCCGGCCATTCTCGAACTTCGGAGGGCCGTTCGACagcaggaaaacaaaaagatattGGACCTTGCGGCGCGCGCCTTTGTCTCGTTTATTCGTGCCTACAAGGAACACGAGTGTAGGTATATATTCCAACTCCAGTTGATCGACCTCACTGACCTCACACATAGTTTTGCCCTCTTCAAAGTTCCGAACTGTGGAGAAATCAAGCACATGCGCATTCTAAAAATTCCGCTTCAGGAAGAACTCACGGATATCATGGAGATCATAAATCAGCAAACTCGTGAGAAGCGAGAACGTGAGACACAGGAacgggaggaaaagagacgACGTGTAGAGGGTGACGAAGACGAACATGGTGAAGCTTCCGCTAAGCGACACCGTACAGAGCGCAACGAGAAGCTGGAGGCTCTCAAATTAGCGAAAATGTCCCGTGGGGAGCGCAGTCGTACGATGAAGCAAGTGGAGATTGATGAACTTCTAAAGGACAGCTACTACGTAAAGAAGGAACGCAGAGGTGAGGTCAGTGGTCGTACCGTCGATGCCATCATGGGTGTAGATGCTATTGAAAATGCACTGATGAGTTCTCGGGAACGGCAAGAGGCAAAGCGGGTTCGCCGGGCAGTGAAATGA
- a CDS encoding Bem46-like serine peptidase (curated by J. Mottram), with amino-acid sequence MSAERVAVTLLMWVLVALLVSTIFLAAVGYRMRESQNHFLYFPNVPAGSTFVCDSPLERGYRNSEQVHIRTADGLTLRGFIMWPPMELQERPRQQHDMEERMGYMLRVPPLSAASDRSNPNPPFLERLEGSGTGSAHPQCSILYFHGNAGNVGHRIPIAAMLSTKCRCAVLMVDYRGYGQSDSVSPTQEGVMLDAQACLDYLLCHPHIPADRIFVMGTSLGGAVAIHLAAEPHNAKHIAGVIVENTFTSIGDMASEMVRHALNGAQPCFSFLLLSLFEYYVKPLCLHIKWRSIDAVQKICAPMLFLSGLKDNVVPPLQMKKLYSKTFSTRSRRFVEYPEGDHNTLPLIPGYGETVNAFIQDVLRHREQLI; translated from the coding sequence ATGAGCGCTGAGCGGGTTGCAGTAACGCTACTCATGTGGGTTCTTGTCGCCCTCTTGGTCTCTACCATTTTTCTTGCGGCGGTGGGTTATCGAATGCGTGAGAGCCAGAACCACTTCTTATACTTCCCCAACGTACCAGCGGGTAGCACGTTTGTTTGTGACAGCCCCCTGGAGAGGGGATATAGGAACTCAGAGCAGGTGCATATACGCACGGCGGACGGTCTAACTTTGCGCGGATTTATTATGTGGCCACCAATGGAGTTGCAAGAGAGGCCACGGCAGCAGCATGACATGGAGGAGAGAATGGGATATATGCTACGAGTTCCACCTCTATCAGCAGCTTCGGACCGCAGTAATCCGAATCCCCCCTTCTTGGAGCGTCTTGAGGGGTCCGGTACCGGATCTGCACATCCGCAGTGCtcaattttgtattttcacGGTAACGCGGGTAACGTCGGCCACCGCATACCCATCGCGGCCATGTTATCCACCAAATGCCGATGTGCGGTACTCATGGTAGACTATAGGGGATATGGTCAGAGTGACTCGGTATCCCCAACACAAGAGGGTGTTATGTTGGATGCGCAGGCATGCTTGGATTATTTGCTTTGTCATCCACACATTCCAGCTGACCGTATTTTCGTTATGGGGACTAGTCTGGGTGGTGCAGTTGCTATTCATTTGGCTGCTGAACCCCACAACGCGAAGCATATCGCAGGCGTCATAGTGGAAAATACATTTACTTCCATTGGCGATATGGCCTCCGAGATGGTGAGGCACGCACTTAACGGTGCTCAACCATGTTTCTCGTTCTTGCTGTTATCCTTGTTCGAATACTATGTTAAGCCGCTTTGCCTCCATATTAAGTGGCGCAGTATTGACGCCGTGCAGAAGATATGTGCACCGATGCTGTTTCTCTCTGGTCTGAAGGACAATGTGGTACCTCCGCTGCAGATGAAGAAATTATACTCCAAGACTTTCAGCACAAGAAGTCGTAGGTTTGTCGAATATCCTGAAGGGGACCACAACACCCTTCCGCTTATTCCCGGGTACGGAGAGACGGTTAATGCCTTCATACAAGATGTGCTTCGCCATAGAGAACAGCTAATTTAG
- a CDS encoding small GTPase, putative, giving the protein MAPNRQLLKIIILGDSGVGKTALVHQYVNKNFDNRYKATIGADFLTRDVEIDGKLVTLQIWDTAGQERFQSLGSAFYRGADACVLVFDLTDSESFSHINSWLEEFRAQAGQRECVLIGNKSDLTERRQVTSRTAEAWCESLKNGEGGDASLGAAAGEETMGSIQYFEASAKANVGVEEAFLTVSKAALAKKATAEEGVALPQSIRLGQQRPSTKKSDCAC; this is encoded by the coding sequence atggcTCCAAACCGACAGTTGCTGAAGATAATTATTCTTGGGGATAGCGGTGTCGGAAAGACTGCGTTGGTGCATCAATATGTGAATAAAAACTTTGACAACCGGTACAAGGCGACGATAGGTGCAGATTTTCTCACGAGGGATGTGGAGATCGATGGCAAACTTGTCACATTGCAAATATGGGACACAGCTGGGCAGGAGCGTTTCCAGTCACTTGGCTCTGCCTTTTATCGTGGAGCTGACGCATGTGTTCTTGTGTTTGACCTTACCGATTCGGAATCCTTTTCTCACATTAATTCGTGGTTGGAAGAGTTTCGCGCTCAAGCGGGCCAGCGGGAATGTGTGCTGATTGGCAACAAATCGGACCTGACGGAGCGCCGGCAGGTGACCAGTCGCACGGCAGAAGCCTGGTGTGAATCActaaaaaatggggaaggtGGTGATGCCTCTTTAGGTGCAGCTGCTGGGGAGGAAACGATGGGATCCATTCAATACTTTGAAGCATCAGCAAAGGCAAATGTGGGCGTGGAAGAGGCGTTCTTAACGGTAAGTAAAGCTGCGCTAGCAAAGAAAGCTACTGCGGAAGAGGGGGTGGCGTTGCCGCAATCCATCAGATTGGGCCAACAAAGGCCTAGTACAAAGAAAAGCGATTGTGCGTGCTAG